A window of the Hordeum vulgare subsp. vulgare chromosome 5H, MorexV3_pseudomolecules_assembly, whole genome shotgun sequence genome harbors these coding sequences:
- the LOC123397233 gene encoding vegetative cell wall protein gp1-like — protein sequence MSVSLVRASLPAWCTAAAAGSSGLRSRLRGTACSVRRVGVRCSSTTPPGFPPGPTPPGFPAVPSPEEAPGTARPPEEMPGTARPPQEMPGIDTPPEFNAPPGVDVPMPGAPVPGTPPSPEQPGPFVPSPPKPEIPAVPPNPDVIPTPPPELDPPRAPPEVVPPQPSDVPPPFV from the coding sequence ATGTCGGTGAGCCTCGTGAGGGCGTCGTTGCCAGCGTGGTGCACGGCGGCGGCCGCGGGGAGCAGCGGCCTGCGCTCTCGCCTGCGCGGGACGGCGTGCTCTGTTCGCCGCGTGGGCGTCAGGTGCAGCTCCACCACGCCGCCGGGGTTCCCTCCGGGGCCGACGCCGCCGGGGTTCCCCGCGGTGCCGTCGCCTGAGGAGGCGCCGGGCACGGCCCGCCCGCCCGAGGAGATGCCGGGCACGGCGCGGCCGCCGCAGGAGATGCCGGGCATCGACACGCCGCCGGAGTTCAACGCGCCACCGGGCGTGGACGTGCCGATGCCTGGCGCGCCGGTGCCGGGCACGCCTCCCAGCCCGGAGCAGCCGGGGCCGTTCGTGCCGTCGCCGCCGAAGCCGGAGATCCCGGCCGTGCCGCCGAACCCCGACGTGATCCCGACGCCCCCGCCGGAGTTGGACCCGCCCCGCGCCCCGCCCGAGGTCGTCCCGCCGCAGCCGTCCGACGTCCCGCCTCCCTTCGTGTGA
- the LOC123452703 gene encoding uncharacterized protein LOC123452703 — protein sequence MKLKNSFREADPITVQSGYGFRPNLPAVVHQTRCRWIIGDVTEVFDHNTWKLGKIAKIVKNDYFVIRLADCIQLKEFHISSMRVPLALDTPTAPPPPHGKQFPAADNKVIRRGKQLPADVLRRSGKKRRSSEVLDFSPRPSQRRLFQVAREEAAAAECSVASCSAANDDAGVGVSVSSGRHGGCCSVGRGDAQSRVVAGSPRAAWSSSDSEGALSDGGPAGVDVHELELEAYRSTVRALHASGPLTWEQESLLTNLRLSLNISNEEHLLQLRRLLSS from the exons ATGAAGCTGAAGAACAGTTTTAGGGAGGCCGATCCGATCACCGTGCAGAGCGGCTATGGCTTCAGGCCAAACCTACCAGCTGTTGTTCATCAGACaagatgcagatggatcattggaGATGTGACCGAGGTGTTTGATCATAACACATGGAAGCTTGGCAAAATCGCAAAGATCGTGAAGAACGATTACTTTGTCATCAGGCTCGCCGACTGCATCCAGCTCAAAGAGTTCCACATTTCTAGCATGAGGGTTCCACTTGCACTTGATACCCCCACAGCTCCACCTCCACCTCATGGGAAGCAGTTTCCTGCAGCTGATAACAAG GTGATTCGAAGGGGCAAGCAGCTACCTGCGGATGTGCTGAGAAGATCAGGCAAGAAGAGGAGATCGTCCGAAGTTCTTGATTTTTCTCCTCGGCCAAGCCAGAGAAGGCTCTTCCAGGTGGCCAGGGAAGAGGCCGCCGCAGCGGagtgctcggtggccagctgcagCGCGGCGAACGACGACGCCGGCGTCGGCGTCAGCGTCAGCAGCGGCCGGCACGGGGGCTGCTGCTCCGTGGGGCGCGGCGACGCCCAGTCGCGCGTGGTGGCCGGCTCCCCGCGCGCGGCGTGGTCGTCGTCGGACTCGGAGGGCGCGCTGAGCGACGGCGGGCCGGCGGGGGTGGACGTGCACGAGCTGGAGCTGGAGGCGTACCGGTCGACGGTGCGCGCGCTGCACGCGTCGGGGCCGCTGACGTGGGAGCAGGAGTCGCTGCTCACCAACCTGCGCCTCTCCCTCAACATCTCCAACGAGgagcacctcctccagctccgcCGCCTGCTCTCCTCCTGA
- the LOC123452705 gene encoding 60S ribosomal protein L4-1-like: MATTARPLVSVKALDGDMATDAAGVPMPHVMTAPIRPDVITFVHRLLSCNSRQPYAVSRKAGHQTSAESWGTGRAVSRIPRVGGGGTHRAGQGAFGNMCRGGRMFAPTRIWRKWHRRVNIRLRRVAVASALAATAVPAIVTARGHRIEGVPEFPLVVSDSAEGIEKTSQAIKVLKQMGAFADAEKAKDSVGIRPGKGKMRNRRYINRKGPLIVYGTEGSKIVKAFRNLPGVDVANVERLNLLDLAPGGHLGRFVIWTESAFKKLDEVYGSFEASSSKKKGFVLPRPKMTNADLGRLINSDEVQSVVKPINKEVKRREARKNPLKNAAAVLKLNPYFGTARRMAVLAEAARVKARKDKINSKRTKLSAEEATKIKAAGKAWYQTMISDSDYTEFDVFSKWLGVSQ, translated from the exons ATGGCCACCACCGCGCGCCCGCTCGTCTCCGTCAAGGCCCTGGACGGGGACATGGCCACGGACGCGGCCGGCGTCCCGATGCCGCACGTCATGACGGCGCCGATCCGCCCCGACGTCATCACCTTCGTCCACAGGCTCCTCTCCTGCAACAGCCGCCAGCCCTACGCCGTCTCCCGCAAGGCCGGTCACCAGACCTCGGCCGAGTCCTGGGGCACGGGTCGCGCCGTCTCGCGTATCCCGCGTGTCGGCGGCGGCGGTACCCACCGCGCCGGGCAGGGAGCCTTCGGCAACATGTGCCGTGGCGGACGCATGTTCGCGCCCACCCGGATCTGGCGCAAGTGGCACCGCCGCGTCAACATCCGCCTCCGCCGCGTCGCCGTCGCCTCCGCCCTCGCCGCCACCGCCGTCCCCGCCATCGTCACCGCCCGCGGCCACCGCATCGAGGGCGTCCCCGAGTTCCCGCTCGTCGTCTCCGACTCGGCCGAGGGCATCGAGAAGACATCCCAGGCCATCAAGGTGCTCAAGCAGATGGGCGCCTTCGCTGACgccgagaaggccaaggactCCGTCGGCATCCGCCCCGGCAAGGGTAAGATGCGCAACCGCAGGTACATCAACCGCAAGGGGCCCCTCATCGTCTACGGCACCGAGGGCTCCAAGATCGTCAAGGCCTTCCGCAACCTCCCTGGTGTGGATGTTGCCAACGTCGAACGCCTCAACCTGCTCGACCTTGCCCCTGGTGGCCACCTTGGCCGGTTCGTCATCTGGACTGAGTCTGCCTTCAAGAAGCTGGACGAGGTGTACGGCTCCTTTGAGGCGTCTTCCTCCAAGAAGAAGGGCTTCGTCCTCCCCAGGCCCAAGATGACCAACGCTGACCTTGGCCGCCTCATCAACTCTGATGAGGTCCAGTCTGTGGTGAAGCCCATCAACAAGGAGGTGAAGCGCAGGGAGGCCAGGAAGAACCCTCTGAAGAATGCTGCTGCCGTGCTCAAGCTCAACCCCTACTTCGGGACTGCCCGCAGGATGGCAGTTCTTGCTGAGGCAGCACGTGTCAAGGCCAGGAAGGACAAGATTAACTCCAAGAGGACCAAGCTCAGCGCG GAGGAGGCAACTAAGATCAAGGCTGCTGGCAAGGCGTGGTACCAGACCATGATCTCTGACAGCGACTACACCGAGTTCGACGTCTTCTCCAAGTGGCTCGGCGTCAGCCAGTGA